The genomic DNA TCTCTTCAAGCGCCATCTCTATCGCATTACCATTCAAATCTGATGCACAAGCTCCCTCTAAGCAACCTCTCAACAGGCCGCCCTTCTAGAACTCCATAAACAATACAACCTCTGATTCACAAGACCGTTGAGACTATAGCTTTAACAACCATCGAATGATCCAGCTTGTGCTGCCTTAACTTCGGCATGCGCGAATCTATAACATCCGCAATTCCAAGCTGGTCAAAAACCGGTGTAACTATCCCCAAATGATCCAGTGATCGTGTGCCTGTCTCCATCTATGTTGCTCCTCTCACCAAAACATCCAACCAAGTCAAAAATGTTTGCTGCAAGGCCCGGGACATGTACGAATAAGGATTGGGTATCTACTCCATCTAAAAGCAGCAAGCCACAGATTTCTGATTTCGGCTATTATTTGGACACGTTCAAGGCCCGCGGCAAAAAAGAAAATGTCCGTTAATGCGAAATGCAGGTTCTGTAATTCAGCTTCACTTTGTTGGATAACCCAACACGCCTATATCCTCCTCTGAATATCTCAGGTCCATAAAATCTTCGAGATACTCCATGTAGATTTTCATAGGATCGATATCTATTGATGGGTGAAGCCATTTGGCAAAGTAGGCGACTCCAACTATCGAATCTGGCCCCCAAGCAATTTCCGTGCTGAGCAGATGAACTCTGTTGTTCTTAACCGCTTCAAGATTTGTCCATCCAGGCCTGCTCTCTATATAGTTTTTGAGGATTGAAGCTGTCTCCTCTGTATTATTCCACCCTGGCTTCTCTCCACCTGGTGCTAACATTCTTATTATTATATCTGGATTCGTAGCCAAAACCCATTCGCTATCCACCTTGGGATACTCGGGGAGGTCTGCTGCTATATTTATACCACCAGTGAATCTGCAAACAGCATCTCCGCTACTTCCTCGACCGTAACTTGAGATCTCAGAAGCAGTATTTTTTGTGCCCCATTCCATGAAGACGTGTGGCTTATCGTTGTCCTCAAGCTTTGCTACATAATCGGTGATTGTTTGTTCGTATCCTCTGCGCCATTTTATATACCTCTCTGCTTCATCATCTTTGTTTAGGATAAATCCGAGCGTTCTAATCTCTGACTTTATAATATCGTCTCTATAGAAATCGAGGCCGATCACGGGAATATTTGCATATTTAAGAGCGTTCTCTAAATTAGTTGCTCGTTGGAGGTTCGCAGAAGTGATAACAATATCTGGTGAAAGCGCCACTATTGTCTCACTATCTGGAGAAGACCAAGTTCCAACAAGTGGTTTTTCGATCAACTCAGGATAGTAGTAATTCTTATCTGGAATATCCGATGAGATGCCTACAACTTTGTTCTCAGCATTCAGAATCTTCACAGCTTCGATTCTGTAGCTTCCCA from Methanothrix thermoacetophila PT includes the following:
- a CDS encoding ABC transporter substrate-binding protein, coding for MNIGLFIGVASGDGSTAALLSIFGNANMDDKIDEMDVAYVQGIIDGKMEPTMLSDANCDGKIDFEDIDQINALIKDEAKFLIVVDSVGRNVTIKLPINKLIALGSYRIEAVKILNAENKVVGISSDIPDKNYYYPELIEKPLVGTWSSPDSETIVALSPDIVITSANLQRATNLENALKYANIPVIGLDFYRDDIIKSEIRTLGFILNKDDEAERYIKWRRGYEQTITDYVAKLEDNDKPHVFMEWGTKNTASEISSYGRGSSGDAVCRFTGGINIAADLPEYPKVDSEWVLATNPDIIIRMLAPGGEKPGWNNTEETASILKNYIESRPGWTNLEAVKNNRVHLLSTEIAWGPDSIVGVAYFAKWLHPSIDIDPMKIYMEYLEDFMDLRYSEEDIGVLGYPTK